ATACTCCCACTGGAGAATGAGGCCAACTACGAAGACTATGACTCCAACGTGGAGAGTGGGCTTTGGCGGCCCCTGTACTTTGCGGGAGCGAGAGGTAAAGCGGGCGTCAACTACAAACTCTCAATCGCCGATCCCCCTGTGTACTCCCATGGTGATACCGAAGTCACGGTTGACCTGAAACAGGGGTGGAAGTGGTCAGACGGACAGCCAGTCACCACCAGCGATGTGCGCTTCTTCTTTGAACTTGAAGCCGCTGGAGCCAAGCTTGGGGACTATGCACCTTACGTCCCTGGCGAGATGCCAGACGACATCAGGAGTGTCACCTACAACGGCCCGTATAGCTTCACGATCCACTTGGCACATTCGTACAATCCCGAGTGGTTCACCGGGAACCAACTCACTTGGATCTACCCCCTCCCTCGCCAAGTATGGGACAAAACCTGCGCGACTTGCGCCGTCGGTCACGACGCAGCGACACCCTCAGGCGCCACCGCTGTCTACAAGTATCTCTACAAGGAGTCTGGCAACCTTTCGACCTACTCCACCAACCCACTCTGGAAGGTTGTCGATGGGCCCTGGACTCTAAAAAGCTTCAACCCTACAACCTACTACTCCGTCTTTTCCGCCAACCACGCCTACACCGGGCCCGAGAAACCGTATCTCGGTGGCTACTCGATCTATAGTTTTCAATCAGATACCGCCGAGACCGATGCCGTGCGTTCTGGCGTTCTCGACTTTGGGTTTATCCCCTACAGCGATGCTGGTCAAATCGGCTACTTTCAAACCCACGGTTTTAAGGTGGCTCCTTGGAAGTACTTCTATAACGAAGTCGTAGAGTTCGGCTACACCGGTCCATGGAAGGCGCTCGTAAACCAGCTCTACGTACGCCAAGCGATGCAACACTTGGTGAATGAAAAGCTATATCTGGATCAGACACTTCATGGCTATGGCTTGCTCGACTACGGTGTCGCTCCTGTCTACCCCAATTCGGATCTTGTCGCACCAGGCCTTCAATCTGATCCGTATCCCTATAGCATTTCAGCGGCAAAAACACTCTTAACTGACCATGGTTGGGTCAAGAACTCCAGCGGCGTCGACGTCTGCGAGCGCCCTGGCGATGCCAGCAACGAATGTGGCCCAGGGATCCCAAAGGGGAAGGTCTTCACCATCTCCTTCACCTACCAGACTGGCGTACAAAGCTACCTTTCACAGGTCGAGGCATTCGTGAGCGCGGCAGCACAGGCTGGCATTGATGTCTCACTGACCGGCCAATCGCTGACCAGCATGTACTCCAATGATGGGGTATGTCCCCCAGGCCCTTGCAACTGGGGCATGGCAGGTTACTCCGCCTACATGTGGGATTTTGGACAGTACGAGATCATCCCCGCGGGTGGCAACGAGTTCGGCAAGGGTAACTATTGGGCGGGCGGCTACGACTCAAAGGAGGCGAACCAACTGATCACCGCCGCCCATGAGCAGCCAGGGCTGCAGCCGCTCTATGCAGATGAGGAGTACCTAACAAAACAAGTAGCTTCCCTCTGGTGGCCGCTGGCAGACTACGAGATTGTCGTTGCAAAGAACAGCTTGGGTGGCTGGTATCCCTTGAATCCGTATGCCAACTTCCGTCCCTCCACCTGGTACTTCACGAAATCGTGAGCACAGTGACGCCACGCGCAATGGTCATAGCTCCAGCAGGTTGCAAAGCGACCCTCTTTGTCGGAGCTCACTGGTGGTGGAATCACTGAACGAAGGGGAGACGCCATGACTGTTCAAGAGTTGGGTTGTTACATCGATGGTGCAATGTATGTGCCCCAGTCAGGGGAGGTTGTCGTCGTTACCAGCCCAGCAACAGGAGAGCCCATTGCGAACGTAGCCATCGCTGGCAAGCACGAGGTCACAATGGCCGTGATGGCGGCGCGACGCGCCCAAGCAACGTGGTCCGAGGTTGGGCCGTGGCAACGGGCAGAGATCTGTCATCGCATCGGAGAAGCTATCGCGCGTCGCATCGACGAGTTTGCAGAACTTCACACGCTCGAACAGGGGAAACCCCTCTCCGAGTCGATCGCCGACATCAAGGAGGCTAGCCAACTCTATCATCTTCACGCCGAGGATCTGTTACGATTTCATGGCGAGACCATGCCCTCTTCAGATCCGAAGAAGAGGATGTTCACCTTCTACCGCCCTGTCGGCACCTGGGCGATCATTACCCCTTGGAATTTTCCTGTCCTGATGATGGCCGAATTTGTCGCACCGGGGCTCGCAACCGGTAACGCACACATCGTAAAGCCACCTACCCATACAGCGATGACCGTCTTAGCAACGCTGGAATGCTTCGAGGAGGCGGGCGTTCCCTCAGGACTCGTGAACGTACTACCAGGCGGTGGAGAACTTGGGGATCTGTTGGTAACCCATCCTGATATCGACGCGGTTGGCTTTATTGGCTCATCCGTCACTGGAGCACGGATTCAGTCGCGGTCGGGTCTCAAGCGCACGGTCATGGAGTGCTCCGGCAATGGTCCACTGATCGTCTGCTCGGATGCCGACCTTGCGAAAGCGGCCAAAGCCGCAGTCTACGGTGCCTATTTTTGCGCCGGACAGGTGTGCTGCGCCACAGAACGAGTGTTGGTCGATGCATCAGTCCATGATGAGTTTGTCTCCCTCTGCCTCAGTGAGGCGGAGAAGGTTCGTCTCGGTGATCCGTTCGACAACGACACCATGCTCGGCCCACTGAACAATCAAGAGGTGGCCAAGAAGATGGACCGACACCTTGCCGACGCGCGAGCCCATGGCGCTTCGATTCTCACCGGTGGAGGACACAAGCCAGGAATGCCCACGGACCTTTACTACGAGTTGACCGTCATCGACGACGTGCGCGAGGAGATGCTTGTCGCTCGGGAAGAGACCTTCGGTCCCGTTGTCCCCATCCTCTCCGCATCTGGAGACGAAGAACTGCTCGCAGTCGCCAACCGAGATCCGCTTGGACTCCAAGCGGCGGTCTTCACGGAGAGCACCCGCAGAGCCTATTTTTTCATGGAGAAACTGCGCGTGGGCCAGGTAATCGTCAATGACTCCACCGGCTTTTGGGACATCAATATGCCCTTTGGCGGAGCGGGAGGTAGCGCCACAGGTTGGGGACGTATCGGCGGCAAATATACCCTCATGGAGATGTCAGATCTACGGACCGGCGTGATCGACCTGTCATAGATACACCAACTCGATCAACCCGGCCCAGAAGAACGAAACATCGCGATTCACTATCCTCGGGTGGGAGAATCCTGCAACTGATGTCGGATTCCACTGCGCTAGCCGGGCTTTCAGCACATGCAAGGGCGAAGGGTGCTACCACTTCTCTTGAGGACATGGTCAGCGCTTGTTGCCCCCCTCGAGCAGGTCGAATGTCTGGAGAGACAGAGCCTCAAGCTCACTGACAAGGCGACGGAGTTTGCGAGCGTTGTCGAACCACGCCTGGTAGCGGACCTGCTGGTCTTCGCTGATCTTGCGGGTCACGGTCTTGCCAGCTACTGCCCGGGTCCAGGTGAGGTAAGGTCCGTGCAAGACCGGTGGGTCGTCCTGGCAGTGACAACCAGATCTACCACACGCGGTGGTGCGCCACACCAGGCTGCCTGGTAGAGCAAAACCTATCTCACCCAATTCAGCGGCGATCTGTGCCTGCGCTTGTTGTTGTCGTGCAAATGTCTCCGTCATCATCTCCTCGTGTGCTATTCTTGAAGTGTACACGCTTCAAGAACGCCAAGCAATCATCATCGAGGAGATCACCGTGCCAAGACGCCAGATCCGTTATGGGCCAGTCAGTGTGGAGAAGGCGCTCGGGGCGCTCCCGGTCATAGCTGCGTTCTGCCGACGTCTCGACATCGCCGGCATCGTCGATCGTGCTGCTCCGGTGCGCGACATCGCCTATGTCACCCATGGCCAGGTGATCGAGGCCTTGGTGGCTAACCGCCTGACCTCTCCCACTCCACTGGTCCATGTAGAGGACTGGGCACGAGCCTGGGCAGTCGAAGAGGTGTTCTCCATAACGCCCGAAGTCCTAAACGACGACCGTATCGGCCGGGCGCTCGATGCCCTCGCCCCTGAGCTTTTAGGGGTTGTCGGTTCCATTGGCGCTCAGGCGATCACTGAGTTCGGTGTCGATGTTGGGCGCATCCACTGGGACATGACCTCGATCAGCCTCTATGGCGCCTATACGTCGCCGGATCATGACTACATCGAGCCCCGTTTTGGGCATCCAAAGGACCATCGACCCGACCTGTTGCAGATCCAGGCCGGACTCGCGGTTAGCGCGGATGGCGGGATCCCTATCTGGCACCGGGCCTATGACGGCGGAGCCGGAGAAGTCGCCCAGGTGGTTCCGGCGATGGAGGCACTGTCCAAGCTCGCCGGGACACGTCAGTTCTTGATGGTCGGTGACTCCAAGCTGGTGTCCTATACGAACTTGGCCGCGATGATCGCTGCCAAGGTGAGCTTCATCGCTCCGGCATCAAAGACCTACGTGGGTGCCGAGGTGCTGGCTGAGTGCGACTTCGACGCTGGTGTTCCTGTCGACTACGTGGCTGAGCGTGACGCCAACAAGGCAGAAGGCAAGCGGGGTTCCTATCGGGTGTTAGAGGACACCATGGTCATTCAGGGTAAAAAGAAGGCCGAACCCGATCTTCATCTGCGCCGGGTATTTGTATGGTCAAGCGCCCGGGCCGGCGCCGCCGCCAAGGCCCGAGCAAAGAAGCTCGAGCGGGCCCGCGGTGATCTCGATCGCCTGGGGCGAGGACTCGGAGGCCGGTACTACCCGACCGAGAAAGAGGTCATTGAACGGGTCGCGGTTATCGCACGAGAGCGTCGGGTGAAGGGCTCGTTGAGAACGACCGTCAGCACTGACCCAGTGACGGCCAAGCCCATCTTGGAGTGGCACTTCGACGAGGTAGCGCTTAGCGCCGAGGCTTCCACAGACGGATGGTATGCATTGCTCACCAATCTTGGCTCTGAGGTCAGCACTGCTGAGGTGTTCTACCGCTACAAGGGGCAAGAGACACCCGAGAGGCGCTATCACAACTTCAAGGGCCCGATTGCCGTCGCGCCTATGAATTTATGCGAACAATCGCCGTATCGAGGCACTTATCAGCGTCATCTGCCTAGCACTGCTCATCT
The Ferrimicrobium sp. DNA segment above includes these coding regions:
- a CDS encoding ABC transporter substrate-binding protein, translated to MVFANSNRHSINSNRNNKSLNANDKAHHKPWRQSRLLKILGIAFTGSLLLAACGSASTSSSTTTTVKSTSGTPIHGGVASYALPIGEEFSWILPLENEANYEDYDSNVESGLWRPLYFAGARGKAGVNYKLSIADPPVYSHGDTEVTVDLKQGWKWSDGQPVTTSDVRFFFELEAAGAKLGDYAPYVPGEMPDDIRSVTYNGPYSFTIHLAHSYNPEWFTGNQLTWIYPLPRQVWDKTCATCAVGHDAATPSGATAVYKYLYKESGNLSTYSTNPLWKVVDGPWTLKSFNPTTYYSVFSANHAYTGPEKPYLGGYSIYSFQSDTAETDAVRSGVLDFGFIPYSDAGQIGYFQTHGFKVAPWKYFYNEVVEFGYTGPWKALVNQLYVRQAMQHLVNEKLYLDQTLHGYGLLDYGVAPVYPNSDLVAPGLQSDPYPYSISAAKTLLTDHGWVKNSSGVDVCERPGDASNECGPGIPKGKVFTISFTYQTGVQSYLSQVEAFVSAAAQAGIDVSLTGQSLTSMYSNDGVCPPGPCNWGMAGYSAYMWDFGQYEIIPAGGNEFGKGNYWAGGYDSKEANQLITAAHEQPGLQPLYADEEYLTKQVASLWWPLADYEIVVAKNSLGGWYPLNPYANFRPSTWYFTKS
- a CDS encoding aldehyde dehydrogenase family protein, translated to MTVQELGCYIDGAMYVPQSGEVVVVTSPATGEPIANVAIAGKHEVTMAVMAARRAQATWSEVGPWQRAEICHRIGEAIARRIDEFAELHTLEQGKPLSESIADIKEASQLYHLHAEDLLRFHGETMPSSDPKKRMFTFYRPVGTWAIITPWNFPVLMMAEFVAPGLATGNAHIVKPPTHTAMTVLATLECFEEAGVPSGLVNVLPGGGELGDLLVTHPDIDAVGFIGSSVTGARIQSRSGLKRTVMECSGNGPLIVCSDADLAKAAKAAVYGAYFCAGQVCCATERVLVDASVHDEFVSLCLSEAEKVRLGDPFDNDTMLGPLNNQEVAKKMDRHLADARAHGASILTGGGHKPGMPTDLYYELTVIDDVREEMLVAREETFGPVVPILSASGDEELLAVANRDPLGLQAAVFTESTRRAYFFMEKLRVGQVIVNDSTGFWDINMPFGGAGGSATGWGRIGGKYTLMEMSDLRTGVIDLS
- a CDS encoding DUF6788 family protein; amino-acid sequence: MTETFARQQQAQAQIAAELGEIGFALPGSLVWRTTACGRSGCHCQDDPPVLHGPYLTWTRAVAGKTVTRKISEDQQVRYQAWFDNARKLRRLVSELEALSLQTFDLLEGGNKR
- a CDS encoding IS1634 family transposase — encoded protein: MPRRQIRYGPVSVEKALGALPVIAAFCRRLDIAGIVDRAAPVRDIAYVTHGQVIEALVANRLTSPTPLVHVEDWARAWAVEEVFSITPEVLNDDRIGRALDALAPELLGVVGSIGAQAITEFGVDVGRIHWDMTSISLYGAYTSPDHDYIEPRFGHPKDHRPDLLQIQAGLAVSADGGIPIWHRAYDGGAGEVAQVVPAMEALSKLAGTRQFLMVGDSKLVSYTNLAAMIAAKVSFIAPASKTYVGAEVLAECDFDAGVPVDYVAERDANKAEGKRGSYRVLEDTMVIQGKKKAEPDLHLRRVFVWSSARAGAAAKARAKKLERARGDLDRLGRGLGGRYYPTEKEVIERVAVIARERRVKGSLRTTVSTDPVTAKPILEWHFDEVALSAEASTDGWYALLTNLGSEVSTAEVFYRYKGQETPERRYHNFKGPIAVAPMNLCEQSPYRGTYQRHLPSTAHL